One Candidatus Deferrimicrobiaceae bacterium genomic window, TCTTCTCGATCCCCATGCCGACCGCCGTGCGGGCCAGGAAAAGCAGGTTTTCGTCGGAAAGGATCTCTTCGGTCCCCGGTCCCGGATCCATCCCTTGCGGCCTGCAGTAGCTGCACCGCAGGTTGCACCTGCCGGTGACCGAGAGCCGGAGATAGTTGATCTTTCTTCCGAGGGGGTCGAAAAGACTCATGCCCGTCCTTTCGCGTCGGTCATCGCGCGGGAAAGTTCCTCCCCGCCGGTTTCCGGGATCCGGACCAGGAAATATATCATGCTCCCCCGAGAAAAACGGTTTTTATGAACCGGACGACGGCATCGGGATCGCGGATGTCAAACTGAGGCACCGAACTTTCCACCCGCTCGTCCGTGGCCACGGCGATCAACCCCGGAGGCGGCGGATCGATCAGGGGTTCCCCGGTGGCTTTCCGGTGGACCTCGATCTTGGGAAACCGGGAGGCCTTGTACCCCTCCGCAAGGATGATGTCCACCCCCTCGACGAACCGCGAAAGGATCGACTCGAAGGGGATCTCTTCCCGGTGATGCAGGACGACCGCCGTCTTTTCCCGGGAGGAGATCACCGTGATATCCGCCCCCGCGGCGGAAAACCGGTAACTGTCTTTCCCGGGGTGGTCGATCTCGAAGCGGTGCGCATCGTGCTTGACGGCGGCCACCCGGTGCCCGGCCGCTTTCAGGCCCGCGATGACCTTCTCCATGAGGGTCGTCTTTCCCGAGTTTTTCCGCCCGACGAAGCACAGGACGGGG contains:
- the mobB gene encoding molybdopterin-guanine dinucleotide biosynthesis protein B; this encodes MSGEGFRPPVLCFVGRKNSGKTTLMEKVIAGLKAAGHRVAAVKHDAHRFEIDHPGKDSYRFSAAGADITVISSREKTAVVLHHREEIPFESILSRFVEGVDIILAEGYKASRFPKIEVHRKATGEPLIDPPPPGLIAVATDERVESSVPQFDIRDPDAVVRFIKTVFLGGA